In Carcharodon carcharias isolate sCarCar2 chromosome 3, sCarCar2.pri, whole genome shotgun sequence, a single window of DNA contains:
- the LOC121275852 gene encoding 40S ribosomal protein S10-like: MVAGMLMPLQQLRAIYELLFRDGVMVAKNDRRPQSQHPELGDVTNLQVIQALRSLKCRGFVRESFVWKHHYWYLTDEGIRFLQQFLHLPADIVPVSLHRVPRATRRAAPPPARPLPRPRPAPRVEGQWESREYRRIEELTVEKVTEVKLEQKIAPRAG; this comes from the coding sequence ATGGTGGCTGGCATGTTAATGCCCCTGCAGCAACTCAGGGCAATTTATGAGCTGTTGTTTCGCGATGGGGTTATGGTGGCCAAGAATGATCGTAGGCCACAGAGTCAACACCCTGAACTGGGGGATGTCACCAACCTGCAGGTGATCCAAGCATTACGCTCGCTGAAATGCCGCGGGTTTGTGCGGGAGAGTTTCGTCTGGAAACATCATTACTGGTACCTGACAGACGAGGGGATTCGCTTCCTCCAACAATTCCTTCACTTACCCGCGGACATTGTTCCGGTGTCACTGCACAGAGTTCCAAGGGCCACGAGGAGAGCGGCCCCACCTCCGGCCCGACCCTTACCCAGACCCCGTCCTGCGCCCAGGGTCGAGGGTCAGTGGGAGAGTCGGGAGTATCGCCGGATCGAGGAACTGACAGTCGAGAAGGTGACTGAGGTCAAACTGGAGCAGAAAATAGCCCCCAGAGCAGGTTAG